A section of the Pseudanabaena mucicola str. Chao 1806 genome encodes:
- the infC gene encoding translation initiation factor IF-3, with protein sequence MTKKPIKDLPQINERIRYPKIRVIDMEGEQLGILTPKEALKMAEEKELDLVLVSDKADPPVCRIMDYGKFKFEQEKKAREARKKQHTSDVKEVKMRYKIEEHDYKVRINHAERFLKEGDKVKATVMFRGREIQHVDLAEVLLNRMASDLESVAEIQQYPKREGRNITMLMAPKK encoded by the coding sequence ATGACTAAAAAGCCAATTAAAGACCTCCCCCAAATCAACGAACGTATCAGATATCCAAAAATTCGAGTCATTGATATGGAGGGTGAGCAACTCGGCATCCTGACCCCAAAAGAAGCCTTGAAAATGGCTGAAGAAAAAGAGCTAGACCTTGTATTAGTCAGCGACAAAGCCGATCCTCCTGTTTGTCGAATCATGGACTATGGCAAATTCAAGTTTGAGCAAGAAAAGAAGGCAAGGGAAGCTCGCAAAAAGCAACATACTTCAGATGTCAAGGAAGTCAAGATGCGGTACAAAATTGAAGAGCATGACTATAAAGTAAGAATCAATCATGCGGAACGTTTTTTAAAAGAAGGAGACAAGGTTAAGGCAACTGTAATGTTCCGTGGACGTGAGATTCAACATGTCGATCTTGCTGAAGTCCTACTCAACCGCATGGCTAGCGACCTTGAATCTGTTGCTGAAATTCAACAATACCCAAAGCGTGAGGGTCGAAACATCACGATGTTGATGGCTCCCAAAAAGTAG
- the aroB gene encoding 3-dehydroquinate synthase — MSENFATVTVALSNDNQPNRSYDIAIAAHSLKNLGTKLGEVGLGKKSKKMLIVSNPVIYKHYGETVHNSLTNAGFDVAHLILPAGERFKTANSLQKIYDAALKHRLERSSAIVALGGGVIGDMSGYAAATWLRGIDLVQVPTTLLAMVDSAIGGKTGINHPQGKNLIGAFYQPRLVWIDPKVLKTLPAREFRSAMAEVIKYGVIWDRELFDLLTQCDRLDQLRYISDELLQTILYRCAKAKAEVVSKDEKEGNLRAILNYGHTVGHAIESVTNYRLYNHGEAVGLGMLIAGAIAVDLGLWSAEDQAQQVALITKTRLPQTLPADIDQDAIIESLSTDKKVEAGKVRFILPTAIGHVTLSDQVTSDLVKQNLRQILT, encoded by the coding sequence ATGTCCGAAAATTTTGCAACAGTTACAGTTGCACTTAGTAACGATAATCAACCAAATCGCAGTTATGACATTGCGATCGCTGCCCATAGCCTCAAAAATTTGGGTACGAAATTAGGAGAAGTTGGCTTAGGCAAAAAAAGCAAAAAGATGCTAATCGTCTCCAACCCTGTCATTTATAAGCATTATGGCGAGACTGTACATAACTCTTTAACTAATGCAGGTTTTGATGTTGCTCATCTGATTCTTCCCGCAGGTGAACGCTTTAAAACTGCCAACTCGCTCCAGAAAATCTATGATGCCGCCCTTAAGCATCGCCTCGAACGTTCATCGGCGATTGTTGCCCTCGGTGGTGGTGTTATTGGGGATATGTCAGGCTATGCGGCGGCAACTTGGCTACGTGGGATTGATCTAGTGCAAGTACCGACTACACTTTTGGCAATGGTGGATTCGGCGATCGGCGGCAAGACGGGGATCAATCATCCACAGGGCAAAAACCTGATTGGTGCTTTCTACCAACCTCGCTTAGTTTGGATTGATCCTAAGGTTTTAAAAACACTACCAGCCCGTGAGTTTCGCTCAGCAATGGCGGAGGTAATTAAGTACGGAGTCATCTGGGATCGGGAATTATTTGATTTATTAACGCAATGCGATCGCCTCGATCAGTTGCGCTACATTTCCGACGAACTTTTGCAAACCATCCTCTACCGTTGTGCCAAAGCCAAGGCTGAAGTGGTATCCAAGGATGAGAAAGAAGGAAATCTTCGCGCCATTCTCAACTATGGTCACACCGTTGGTCATGCGATCGAGTCAGTTACCAATTATCGTCTATACAATCATGGTGAAGCTGTTGGTTTAGGAATGCTGATCGCTGGGGCGATCGCTGTTGATCTTGGTCTCTGGTCTGCGGAAGATCAAGCCCAACAAGTTGCCCTCATTACTAAAACTCGTTTACCGCAGACCCTACCTGCGGATATTGATCAAGACGCGATCATTGAGTCTCTTTCTACTGATAAAAAGGTTGAAGCTGGTAAAGTGCGGTTCATTTTACCCACAGCGATCGGACATGTCACACTCAGCGATCAAGTGACAAGTGATCTGGTTAAACAAAATTTACGTCAAATTTTGACATAA
- the holA gene encoding DNA polymerase III subunit delta: protein MPVYFYWGDDDYQISQAVKKLIDTHVDPMWRDFNYIKIHATTDLEVMDGLNQAVTSPFGMGHRLTWLADTAITQRCSESLLAELERTINHLPEDSCILFTASNKPDGRAKSTKLLQKHAQILEFSLIPPWKTDAISQLVKQAATEIDLKLSTDAVDLLVDAIGNDTRRLTMEMQKLHLSHYGQNKPLTAKEVASLVQASAHNSLQLASAIRISNVSQALTLVAELLRNNEVGLRICATLVGQFRTWLWIKLMQESGERDDKVIAEAAEISNPKRVYFLKQEVQGVNSQKLIRSLSILLRLEADLKHGKDETATLQTAIIELCQAMAK, encoded by the coding sequence ATGCCTGTCTACTTTTATTGGGGCGACGACGACTACCAAATTTCTCAAGCAGTCAAAAAGTTGATTGATACCCATGTCGATCCGATGTGGCGTGATTTTAACTATATAAAAATCCATGCTACTACCGATCTTGAGGTGATGGATGGGCTTAACCAAGCTGTAACTTCACCCTTTGGGATGGGGCATAGATTGACTTGGCTAGCGGATACAGCGATCACCCAAAGATGTTCGGAATCATTGCTAGCAGAGCTAGAGAGAACTATCAATCATTTACCTGAAGACTCATGTATCTTATTTACCGCATCCAACAAACCTGACGGGAGAGCCAAATCTACCAAATTATTGCAGAAGCATGCCCAAATCTTAGAGTTTTCTTTAATACCGCCTTGGAAAACTGACGCGATCTCCCAATTAGTTAAACAGGCGGCAACAGAAATTGACCTAAAATTGTCTACAGATGCCGTTGATTTACTAGTTGATGCGATTGGTAATGATACCCGTCGCTTGACAATGGAAATGCAAAAGTTGCACTTGTCACATTATGGTCAAAACAAACCTTTGACTGCCAAAGAAGTTGCTTCACTAGTCCAAGCATCGGCTCATAATAGTCTCCAATTAGCTAGCGCTATTCGGATATCTAATGTGAGCCAGGCACTTACTTTAGTCGCCGAATTACTGAGAAACAATGAAGTGGGTTTACGAATTTGTGCAACCTTGGTGGGACAGTTTCGCACATGGCTTTGGATTAAGCTCATGCAGGAATCTGGAGAGCGCGATGACAAGGTGATCGCGGAGGCTGCCGAGATTAGTAATCCCAAACGAGTTTATTTTCTCAAGCAAGAGGTGCAGGGGGTAAATAGCCAAAAATTGATACGATCACTAAGCATTTTGTTACGACTAGAAGCCGATCTCAAACATGGCAAGGATGAAACCGCCACTCTGCAAACTGCGATCATCGAGTTATGTCAAGCAATGGCTAAGTAG
- a CDS encoding sugar transferase: protein MITKSKENSQASLRTKKLVAKSVTNHYAIWGKRIFDIVFASIVLTVFSPLYLVIAILVFMSSRGSVLYIHPRVGLHGQEFKCIKFRTMINGADQVLENYLNSCPISRAEYEASFKLKHDPRITKIGKFLRTTSLDELPQFWNVLMGDMSVVGPRPLVKAELIKYGSVIEKVLSVRPGIAGLWQVSGRNDIPYSRRVQIDASYVRLMSFWLDVKLIFKTILVVIFPKGNGAY from the coding sequence ATGATTACTAAAAGCAAAGAAAATAGTCAAGCGAGCCTCCGTACAAAGAAATTAGTTGCGAAATCAGTTACAAATCATTATGCAATTTGGGGAAAAAGAATCTTTGATATTGTATTTGCATCAATTGTTCTAACTGTATTTTCGCCACTTTATCTAGTGATTGCAATCCTAGTTTTCATGAGTTCTCGTGGCTCTGTGTTGTATATTCATCCTCGTGTTGGTTTGCATGGTCAAGAGTTTAAGTGCATTAAATTTAGAACCATGATTAATGGCGCTGACCAAGTTCTAGAAAATTACTTGAATTCCTGTCCAATTAGTCGCGCTGAGTATGAGGCGTCCTTTAAGCTCAAGCATGATCCGCGCATCACCAAGATTGGCAAATTTTTGAGAACAACTAGTTTAGATGAGTTGCCCCAATTTTGGAATGTACTTATGGGTGATATGAGTGTCGTTGGTCCTAGACCATTGGTAAAAGCAGAATTAATTAAATATGGTTCAGTGATCGAGAAAGTCCTCAGTGTTCGTCCTGGGATTGCAGGACTATGGCAAGTTTCAGGACGCAATGATATTCCTTACTCTAGAAGAGTGCAGATTGATGCTAGCTATGTCCGCCTGATGAGTTTTTGGCTAGATGTCAAGTTGATTTTTAAAACGATTTTGGTTGTGATTTTCCCGAAAGGAAATGGTGCATATTAA